The Nitrogeniibacter aestuarii genome has a window encoding:
- a CDS encoding PDR/VanB family oxidoreductase, translating to MQNQMSRDQLRLVVTEVTCEAYDILRIELRARDQGALPAFEAGAHLELQLPGAMARHYSLCNDPADRDRYCIAVGRMREGRGGSTHIHQHVRVGMELVTSSPRNNFPLDQSNAPCVFIAGGIGITPILSMIQACEGRGRPWTLHYAVRSRQRAAFYEVLSNNFADRCHFHFDDEAGGAPMAAAGIVAQTPQEAHIYCCGPTPLMEAVKEAAVDRTPESVHFEWFSAPDLPSAPEKAFDVVVASTGACYPVPPGKSILQVLEAHGALVPAACREGLCATCRTGVLEGTPEHRDCVLTQAERDANDQMLICVSRALSDRIVLDL from the coding sequence ATGCAAAATCAAATGTCCAGGGATCAGTTGCGGCTGGTGGTGACCGAGGTGACCTGCGAGGCGTACGACATTCTGCGGATCGAACTGCGCGCCCGTGATCAGGGCGCCTTGCCTGCCTTTGAGGCGGGTGCGCATCTCGAGCTGCAGTTACCCGGCGCAATGGCGCGGCATTACTCACTATGCAACGACCCCGCCGACCGGGATCGCTACTGTATTGCGGTGGGCCGGATGCGCGAGGGCCGGGGTGGGTCAACCCATATCCATCAGCACGTACGGGTGGGCATGGAACTCGTCACCTCGTCCCCACGCAACAACTTTCCGCTCGACCAGAGCAATGCGCCATGTGTCTTCATCGCCGGTGGTATCGGCATCACGCCGATCCTGTCGATGATTCAGGCGTGCGAGGGCCGTGGTCGCCCGTGGACGTTGCACTACGCCGTGCGCAGTCGTCAGCGTGCCGCATTCTATGAAGTGCTCAGCAACAACTTTGCGGATCGATGTCACTTCCATTTCGACGACGAAGCCGGTGGGGCGCCAATGGCAGCAGCCGGCATCGTGGCGCAAACGCCGCAGGAGGCCCACATCTACTGCTGCGGCCCGACGCCGTTGATGGAGGCAGTCAAGGAGGCTGCTGTCGACCGGACGCCGGAGAGTGTGCATTTCGAATGGTTTTCAGCCCCGGATCTGCCGTCGGCACCCGAGAAGGCCTTCGATGTTGTCGTGGCCAGCACGGGCGCGTGCTATCCGGTGCCGCCGGGCAAGTCGATTCTCCAGGTGCTGGAGGCACATGGCGCGCTGGTGCCCGCGGCGTGTCGGGAGGGGCTGTGCGCGACCTGCCGTACCGGGGTGCTGGAGGGCACGCCGGAACACCGAGATTGCGTGCTCACCCAAGCGGAGCGGGACGCCAACGATCAGATGCTCATCTGCGTATCGCGGGCGCTGTCCGACCGGATCGTGCTCGACCTTTGA
- a CDS encoding DUF1302 family protein — MTWFDCERQLTPLALAAVLATASFPSAAQLPLLGSGSDPWDIDVLYDNHTAYRGKDATGHVVGLSKFRNTLTIESRKRLAGGWQFGSILRGTFDGVYRMNKGQYGDDAGGPIMLEDTSLGAMVPHGGGVLNYTTGTGLFGPNNKFGFDLASNPNDGLRVLGDRWHGYPHGDVAFGVPVRPCDKDSRGCKDFGGYGDLDQSELEMPEFNDRLDFIREAHIRRSFYLDNGNAIYVKVGKQQVVWGRTDLFRVLDVINPVDYSRNNIYDELEDIRIPMWIAQAEYRMGPSESMQDRNIQLVWNFDKFRPHNLGQCGQPNVILDAGCLFRGMANLWDNGGTVANFGAGGVISTDFGPHQVGIRNVDRPDWSLSNTQFGAKFEGVTQGGISFSLNALTFRSQLPSLRAMRTGAVNPFTGDPQSTANTHLIAFDVVYPRVNLIGGSMDFELESLGAAVRLEGALTKGEEFANTARDRLYSENKVWRSVIGIDRPTFIPWINPRRTTLISAQLFWQHIFDHEYYKKGDYVAPSGARNTLGPVGMPDWEDNFIGTLLIKGFLMNDRLSPELVIARDFRSRTHAIAPKVDWSVTDKLKLTIGANFKGGSNRRNRFDDCRSCNPYAPFTGSVADMGYSMGMASAEPLGRFRAGPIGTALYEDEVYFQMRYKF; from the coding sequence ATGACGTGGTTCGACTGCGAGCGGCAACTGACACCGTTGGCTCTTGCCGCTGTGCTGGCAACGGCTTCATTCCCATCCGCGGCCCAGCTTCCATTGCTGGGCAGTGGCTCGGATCCCTGGGATATCGATGTGCTTTATGACAACCATACGGCGTATCGGGGCAAGGACGCGACCGGGCATGTCGTCGGGCTGTCCAAATTCCGCAATACCCTGACCATCGAATCCAGAAAGCGGCTGGCCGGCGGTTGGCAGTTCGGCAGCATTCTGCGCGGCACCTTCGACGGCGTCTATCGCATGAACAAAGGGCAATACGGCGATGATGCCGGCGGCCCGATCATGCTGGAGGATACCTCGTTGGGGGCCATGGTGCCGCACGGCGGGGGCGTGCTCAACTACACCACGGGCACCGGGTTGTTCGGTCCGAACAACAAGTTCGGTTTTGACCTGGCGTCCAATCCGAATGATGGTCTGCGTGTACTTGGCGACCGCTGGCACGGTTATCCGCATGGCGATGTGGCGTTCGGGGTTCCGGTACGCCCCTGCGACAAGGACAGTCGTGGTTGCAAGGACTTCGGTGGATACGGCGATCTGGATCAGAGCGAACTCGAAATGCCCGAGTTCAACGACCGCCTGGACTTCATCCGGGAGGCTCACATCCGGCGCAGCTTCTATCTGGACAACGGTAACGCGATCTACGTGAAGGTGGGCAAGCAGCAGGTGGTGTGGGGTCGAACCGACCTGTTCCGCGTGCTGGACGTGATCAATCCGGTGGATTACTCACGCAACAACATCTACGACGAACTCGAGGATATCCGTATTCCAATGTGGATCGCCCAGGCGGAATATCGCATGGGGCCGTCCGAGTCCATGCAGGACCGGAATATCCAGCTCGTGTGGAACTTCGACAAGTTCAGGCCGCACAACCTTGGGCAGTGCGGTCAGCCAAACGTGATTCTCGATGCCGGCTGTCTGTTCAGGGGGATGGCCAATTTGTGGGATAACGGTGGCACGGTCGCCAATTTCGGTGCGGGGGGCGTCATTTCGACGGATTTCGGCCCCCATCAGGTGGGCATCCGCAATGTGGATCGGCCTGACTGGTCGCTCTCCAATACGCAGTTCGGTGCGAAGTTCGAAGGCGTGACGCAGGGTGGTATCTCGTTCTCGCTGAACGCATTGACCTTTCGCTCTCAACTGCCCTCGCTGCGGGCCATGCGAACCGGCGCGGTCAATCCGTTCACCGGCGATCCGCAGAGCACGGCGAACACGCACTTGATCGCCTTTGATGTGGTGTATCCGCGGGTGAATCTGATCGGCGGTTCGATGGACTTCGAGCTGGAGTCGCTGGGGGCAGCGGTGAGGCTGGAAGGGGCGCTCACCAAAGGTGAGGAATTTGCCAACACGGCACGCGACCGTCTTTACTCGGAGAACAAGGTGTGGCGTTCAGTGATCGGGATCGATCGGCCCACCTTCATCCCCTGGATCAACCCGCGTCGCACCACACTCATCTCGGCCCAGTTGTTCTGGCAGCACATCTTCGATCACGAGTACTACAAGAAGGGCGACTATGTCGCACCCAGTGGCGCCCGGAACACCCTCGGACCAGTAGGCATGCCGGACTGGGAGGACAACTTCATCGGCACCTTGCTGATCAAGGGATTTCTCATGAACGATCGCTTGAGTCCCGAACTGGTCATCGCGCGCGACTTCCGTTCGAGAACGCATGCCATCGCGCCGAAGGTGGACTGGAGCGTGACCGACAAACTCAAACTCACGATCGGGGCAAATTTCAAGGGCGGTTCGAACCGGCGTAACCGCTTCGATGACTGCCGTTCATGTAACCCGTACGCTCCGTTCACCGGTTCGGTGGCCGATATGGGCTACTCGATGGGCATGGCCAGTGCCGAGCCGCTGGGTCGCTTCCGCGCCGGTCCCATCGGGACGGCGCTGTATGAAGACGAAGTGTATTTCCAGATGCGCTACAAGTTCTGA
- a CDS encoding DUF1329 domain-containing protein: MLKKMSLALVMAGLVGGAYAATEADVDNTFFPYKKGFPSFPGLSVGTVINKDNVDQFKDALADGTYMMIKNGNTTVTVGESIDFELPKEYIKATRDNLNKTKLGANPGDNISGFVAGRPFPEEPDINDPRAGEKLAWNYKYGLNWGDNAVIRPLIFKYRNMESGEVERTLTNHFSFLNFKHRIKDDPVPEVTPNPSDLFRAIYLEVVGPEDLKDTKLLIQRYDDDSKLDDAYLYLGFQRRVRRLAAGQVTDAFLGSDLMIEDFEGYNGRVSDMKWTYKGTKNVLLPMWKHNEAPLSDEIPADDDGYKYIKFGGKGGCFLQAPWQLRKAYVLEATPVNPNHPISKRVFYMDAQLQNLNGAIEIYDRNGKLWKVWSVGKSHPDYHLPINKGTGIGIDDGFQMVDVQSNHCTTGHFRGEIDKAQTPPQKFQVQYMRGSD; encoded by the coding sequence ATGCTGAAGAAAATGAGCCTCGCGCTCGTCATGGCTGGCCTGGTCGGAGGCGCGTATGCGGCCACCGAGGCTGATGTTGATAACACCTTCTTCCCCTACAAGAAGGGCTTTCCGTCCTTCCCGGGGCTGAGCGTTGGCACGGTGATCAACAAGGACAATGTGGACCAGTTCAAGGACGCCCTGGCCGACGGCACCTACATGATGATCAAGAATGGCAACACCACCGTCACGGTCGGTGAATCCATCGATTTCGAACTGCCCAAGGAATACATCAAGGCCACGCGCGACAACCTGAACAAGACCAAGCTGGGCGCCAATCCGGGCGACAACATTTCCGGTTTCGTGGCTGGCCGTCCGTTCCCGGAAGAGCCGGACATCAACGATCCGCGCGCCGGCGAGAAGCTGGCCTGGAACTATAAGTACGGTCTGAACTGGGGTGACAACGCCGTCATCCGACCGCTGATCTTCAAGTATCGCAACATGGAGTCCGGCGAAGTCGAGCGGACGCTGACCAATCACTTCAGCTTCCTGAACTTCAAGCACCGAATCAAGGATGATCCGGTCCCCGAAGTGACCCCGAACCCGTCGGACCTCTTCCGTGCCATCTACCTGGAAGTGGTCGGCCCCGAGGATCTGAAGGACACCAAACTGCTGATCCAGCGCTACGACGACGACTCAAAACTGGATGACGCCTACCTGTACCTGGGCTTCCAGCGACGTGTGCGCCGTCTGGCCGCCGGTCAGGTGACCGATGCCTTCCTCGGTTCCGATCTCATGATCGAGGATTTCGAGGGCTACAACGGTCGCGTGTCCGACATGAAGTGGACCTACAAGGGCACCAAGAACGTGCTGCTGCCCATGTGGAAGCACAATGAAGCGCCCCTGAGCGACGAGATCCCGGCGGACGACGATGGCTACAAGTACATCAAGTTCGGCGGCAAGGGCGGCTGCTTCCTGCAGGCCCCGTGGCAGCTGCGCAAGGCCTATGTGCTTGAGGCCACGCCGGTCAATCCGAACCACCCGATCAGCAAGCGCGTGTTCTACATGGACGCTCAGCTGCAGAACCTGAACGGCGCGATCGAGATCTATGACCGCAACGGCAAGTTGTGGAAAGTGTGGTCCGTGGGCAAGAGCCATCCGGATTACCACCTGCCGATCAACAAGGGCACCGGCATCGGTATCGATGACGGCTTCCAGATGGTCGACGTGCAGTCCAACCATTGCACGACCGGTCACTTCCGCGGCGAGATCGACAAGGCCCAGACTCCGCCGCAGAAGTTCCAGGTGCAGTACATGCGCGGTTCAGACTGA
- a CDS encoding DUF1302 family protein codes for MKWYQKKKPPQKLCALMVAAAFSAPAMAVGDLPLFGEGSEPWNVDVLYDNHLAVRGKDATGHNVGLSKFRNTLTIEADKKLSNGWRFDTTLRGTFDAVYRMNKSEFGDEAGGAVELESTTFGNTQPHGGGIVNNASGPPGNAFGFDITRNPNDGMRLLGDRWHDHVSGDVTFGVPVRPCDKDSRGCKDFGGYGDLDQNELEMPEFNDRLDFIREMHVRKNIYLDNGNSVFVKVGKQQVVWGRTDLFRVLDVINPVDYSRNNIYDELEDIRIPMWIATAEYRMGPSESMQDRNVQVVWNFDKFRPNNLGQCGQPNVILDASCFFRGMVNLWDNGGTVANFAPNPVLGGLMSTDFGPNQIGIRDVHLPDWKLSNTQLGVKFEGVTQGGVSFSLNALTYRSQLPSLRALRTGATNPFTSAPQNDTNNNLIAFDVYYPRINMIGGSMDLEAESIGAAIRLEGALTDGEEFANSAREQLYSKHKVWRSVIGVDRPTFIPWINERRTTLISGQLFWQHIFDHEYYKTGERVAPSGATNSLGPVGMVDYEDNFIGTLLIKAFLMGDRLSPELILARDFRARAHVIAPKVEWSVTDNLKLTVGGNFKGGSNSRSRFDDCRTCNPYPAFTGPVVDGGYSLGLASAEPLGRFRAGPIGTAMYEDEVFFQMRYKF; via the coding sequence ATGAAGTGGTACCAGAAAAAGAAACCACCCCAGAAGCTGTGCGCCCTGATGGTCGCTGCAGCATTCTCGGCCCCAGCGATGGCGGTCGGAGATCTGCCGCTGTTCGGCGAGGGGAGTGAGCCGTGGAACGTCGACGTGCTCTATGACAACCATCTTGCCGTTCGTGGCAAGGACGCAACGGGTCATAACGTGGGGCTATCCAAGTTCCGCAATACCCTGACCATCGAGGCCGACAAGAAGCTCTCGAACGGGTGGCGCTTCGATACCACCCTGCGGGGGACGTTCGATGCGGTGTACCGCATGAACAAGAGTGAGTTCGGTGACGAGGCGGGGGGGGCGGTTGAGTTGGAGAGTACGACGTTTGGGAATACTCAGCCGCACGGCGGCGGTATCGTGAACAACGCATCCGGGCCTCCGGGGAACGCGTTCGGTTTCGATATCACGCGCAATCCGAACGATGGCATGCGTCTGCTGGGCGATCGCTGGCACGACCATGTCAGCGGCGATGTCACCTTTGGCGTTCCGGTGCGTCCGTGTGACAAGGACAGCCGCGGTTGTAAAGACTTCGGCGGCTACGGCGATCTGGACCAAAACGAGCTCGAAATGCCCGAGTTCAACGACCGTCTGGACTTCATCCGCGAGATGCACGTTCGCAAGAATATCTACCTGGACAACGGCAACTCCGTGTTCGTGAAGGTGGGCAAGCAGCAGGTGGTGTGGGGTCGTACCGACCTGTTCCGCGTGCTCGACGTGATCAACCCGGTCGATTACTCGCGAAACAACATCTACGACGAGCTCGAAGACATCCGCATTCCGATGTGGATTGCCACGGCCGAGTACCGCATGGGCCCGTCCGAGTCCATGCAGGATCGCAACGTGCAGGTCGTGTGGAACTTCGACAAGTTCCGCCCGAACAATCTGGGTCAGTGCGGGCAGCCAAACGTGATCCTGGACGCCAGCTGCTTCTTCCGCGGCATGGTGAATCTGTGGGACAACGGCGGGACAGTGGCCAACTTTGCACCTAATCCGGTGCTTGGTGGTCTTATGTCCACCGATTTCGGACCCAACCAGATCGGTATTCGCGATGTGCATCTGCCTGACTGGAAGCTGTCCAACACCCAGCTGGGGGTGAAGTTCGAGGGCGTGACCCAGGGCGGGGTTTCCTTCTCGCTGAACGCCTTGACCTACCGGTCTCAGCTGCCGTCCCTGCGGGCATTGCGCACCGGGGCGACCAATCCCTTCACCAGCGCCCCCCAGAACGACACCAACAACAACCTGATTGCGTTTGATGTGTACTACCCGCGCATCAACATGATCGGTGGTTCCATGGACCTGGAGGCCGAATCGATCGGTGCCGCCATCCGACTGGAAGGCGCATTGACCGATGGTGAAGAGTTCGCCAACAGCGCGCGTGAGCAGCTGTACTCCAAGCACAAGGTGTGGCGTTCGGTGATCGGTGTGGATCGTCCGACCTTCATCCCGTGGATCAACGAGCGTCGCACTACGCTGATCTCGGGCCAGTTGTTCTGGCAGCACATCTTCGACCACGAGTACTACAAGACCGGCGAGCGTGTTGCCCCGAGTGGCGCCACCAACAGCCTGGGCCCGGTGGGTATGGTCGACTATGAGGACAACTTCATCGGCACCTTGCTGATCAAGGCCTTCCTGATGGGCGACCGCCTGAGCCCCGAGTTGATCCTGGCGCGTGACTTCCGTGCCCGTGCGCATGTCATCGCGCCGAAGGTCGAATGGAGCGTGACCGACAACCTGAAGCTGACCGTCGGTGGCAACTTCAAGGGCGGTTCCAACTCCCGCAGCCGATTCGACGATTGCCGTACCTGCAATCCGTACCCGGCCTTTACCGGTCCGGTCGTTGACGGTGGCTACTCCCTCGGTCTGGCCAGTGCCGAGCCGCTCGGTCGCTTCCGCGCCGGCCCGATCGGCACTGCAATGTACGAAGACGAAGTCTTCTTCCAGATGCGCTACAAGTTCTGA
- a CDS encoding aromatic ring-hydroxylating dioxygenase subunit alpha, producing the protein MFLKNAWYCAGWGKDLTLARDELQTRRIAGEALLLYRDADGRAVVMEDRCCHRQAALSCGRRENGGIRCMYHGWLFEPSGKCIEIPGMDTIPERARVRSYPVVERDGWIWVWMGEADKADPSLICFAVGPDEPGWRINTGQMDMKSNYRLEIANLADLTHIAWTHDKTFGGTRAYANARINYKLTERGLDYDFWLRNSPAFNVFAHLFPPEARFDFHFDVQMSLPCNFVMRFRTFIAGEATEGASDGQLLFDTWTCQAVTPRDEDEMDYYFSWGPSVDTDIPGLTQSLMAWIHEAFLEDKVTLEAQWERVKEKPDHPVVDYIHDAGPGKLLWLLDKLISEEQAAEAMSGAAMTRRGALV; encoded by the coding sequence ATGTTTTTGAAGAACGCATGGTACTGCGCTGGCTGGGGCAAAGACCTGACGCTGGCTCGCGATGAGCTTCAGACGCGACGGATCGCTGGTGAAGCACTTCTGCTCTATCGGGATGCCGACGGGCGTGCCGTGGTCATGGAAGACCGCTGCTGCCATCGCCAGGCGGCCCTGTCGTGTGGCCGGCGTGAAAACGGCGGTATTCGATGCATGTATCACGGCTGGCTGTTCGAGCCGAGCGGCAAGTGCATCGAAATCCCGGGCATGGATACCATTCCCGAGCGTGCCCGCGTGCGTTCGTACCCGGTCGTGGAGCGTGACGGCTGGATCTGGGTCTGGATGGGAGAGGCGGACAAGGCGGATCCGTCGTTGATCTGTTTTGCCGTCGGGCCTGACGAGCCGGGCTGGCGCATCAACACCGGCCAGATGGACATGAAGAGCAATTATCGACTGGAGATTGCCAACCTCGCGGATCTGACCCACATCGCCTGGACGCACGACAAGACCTTTGGCGGAACGCGTGCGTACGCCAATGCGCGTATCAACTACAAGCTGACCGAGCGTGGGCTCGACTACGACTTCTGGCTGCGCAACTCACCGGCCTTCAACGTGTTTGCACACCTGTTTCCCCCAGAGGCCCGTTTCGATTTCCACTTTGATGTGCAGATGTCGCTTCCCTGCAATTTCGTCATGCGCTTCCGTACCTTCATTGCCGGCGAGGCGACTGAAGGCGCGTCGGATGGCCAGTTGCTCTTCGATACCTGGACATGTCAGGCGGTGACGCCGCGCGACGAGGACGAGATGGATTACTACTTCTCGTGGGGGCCGAGCGTGGACACCGATATCCCGGGTCTGACCCAATCGCTGATGGCATGGATTCACGAAGCCTTCCTTGAAGACAAGGTCACGCTCGAAGCGCAATGGGAGCGAGTCAAGGAGAAGCCCGACCATCCCGTGGTCGACTACATCCATGATGCCGGGCCGGGGAAACTGCTCTGGTTGCTCGACAAACTCATTTCAGAAGAACAGGCCGCCGAGGCCATGAGCGGCGCTGCCATGACCCGGAGGGGCGCGTTGGTGTAA
- a CDS encoding LuxR C-terminal-related transcriptional regulator, which produces MNRTEGFTQTAEPPTRSAADRPLRHAADAPDAQRPPLLQTKLSPPSNTRKLLPRAQLQARIAGALTRQLLLVSAPAGYGKTSTLVQVHECLGDQGLKPAWLSLDQEDNDFTHFLAYVVFTIRRQHPDFGHGCNALLNSGVYVPPHVLRNTFINDLHAYRQDIYLFLDDYHLVTAPEVLDAINAALTAPLEHLHLLVSSRHMDNLPVSRLRTTDAVEVIEATDLSFSVAEARDFIAQLSISGLSEDQARRLCERTEGWATGLQMAAIAMRGKANLEEFLNDFSGKHRNIADFLIDEVFASQRPEIQDFLLQTSILNRFNVSLCNAVTEREDSRAMLDELERVNLFVFALDADQHWYRYHHLFAQLLRKRLQEQDPNLVSILHLRASEWAALHDLGFEAVEHAFAGGDADRAASLLDRFSARLFARGQTAALTGFTSRLSRDVLARLPRLQLDLAWYFELCWRFPEAQEALNLVRTELERRYAEESEHDASEHRYLQSELAHREMMLALFSDDMLTTRVKAREWLETDQTKEPFMRGSTGTAMLFANREQYKCEGTAAAAKTLSDVFRDSGALFGITFHESVVGSTFFLRGDLDDAAAAFASGRDTARKLHGEGSPLFSMPTMLLAEVRYEQNRCDEARQLIEGQDIASELGFIDKLVAGFVTRSRLAVLGGDFHDAARLLEDGTYIADKYGFDRLHAHLLNERIRQLLTLGHIREAIDVSREPRYRALLEERLTPGDRTTTKHELLALAMARLYLETGRETEAANLLKQWHAFISSRRCGRPLIRVSLLLAKARLALNDKLAAQRLAVDALQAGERGGFVRSFVDEGLAIMELLRSIASMDPSVQPFSQSYLQRLIEAGTGSKAPSDIPVTPETTLERIDVANIGNREIQILSLGSRGMANRDIAETLFLAESTVKWYWQRIFDRFEVRRRSDAIKRARGLGWIQ; this is translated from the coding sequence ATGAACCGTACAGAGGGCTTCACACAGACGGCAGAACCCCCCACCCGGAGCGCGGCGGACCGCCCCCTGCGGCATGCGGCAGACGCGCCCGATGCCCAGCGCCCGCCTTTACTCCAGACCAAACTCTCGCCGCCGAGCAACACGCGCAAGCTACTGCCTCGCGCCCAGCTGCAGGCACGCATCGCCGGCGCACTCACACGCCAATTGTTACTGGTCAGCGCCCCCGCCGGATACGGCAAGACCAGCACGCTGGTGCAAGTACACGAATGCCTTGGTGATCAGGGCCTGAAGCCGGCCTGGCTCAGCCTGGACCAGGAAGACAACGATTTCACCCATTTTCTTGCCTACGTCGTTTTTACCATTCGACGCCAGCATCCCGACTTCGGGCACGGCTGCAACGCCTTGCTCAATTCCGGCGTGTATGTCCCACCGCATGTGTTGCGCAACACGTTCATCAACGATCTGCACGCGTATCGGCAGGACATCTATCTGTTTCTCGATGACTATCATCTGGTCACCGCGCCCGAGGTGCTCGACGCGATCAATGCGGCACTGACCGCACCGCTTGAGCATCTGCACCTGCTGGTCTCATCTCGGCACATGGACAACCTGCCGGTGAGTCGTCTGCGGACAACCGATGCTGTCGAGGTCATCGAAGCCACCGACCTGAGTTTTTCGGTGGCCGAAGCCCGCGATTTCATCGCCCAGCTCAGCATCTCGGGGCTCTCGGAGGATCAGGCCCGCCGGCTGTGCGAACGCACCGAAGGCTGGGCCACCGGATTGCAGATGGCCGCGATCGCCATGCGCGGCAAAGCCAACCTCGAAGAGTTTCTGAATGATTTCTCCGGTAAGCATCGCAACATTGCCGACTTTCTGATCGATGAGGTTTTTGCCTCCCAGCGGCCGGAAATTCAGGATTTCCTGCTGCAGACATCGATCCTGAACCGCTTCAACGTCTCACTGTGCAACGCCGTCACCGAGCGCGAAGACAGTCGCGCCATGCTCGATGAACTCGAGCGGGTGAACCTGTTCGTCTTTGCGCTGGACGCAGATCAACACTGGTACCGATACCACCACCTTTTTGCGCAACTGTTGCGCAAACGCCTCCAGGAGCAGGACCCGAACCTGGTCAGCATTCTGCATCTTCGCGCCAGCGAATGGGCCGCGCTCCATGATCTCGGTTTCGAAGCGGTCGAGCACGCGTTTGCCGGTGGCGACGCGGACCGGGCGGCCAGCCTGCTCGATCGTTTCAGCGCGCGACTGTTTGCCCGTGGCCAGACCGCAGCGCTGACCGGCTTCACCTCGCGCCTTTCGCGTGACGTTCTGGCCCGCCTGCCCCGACTGCAGCTCGATCTGGCCTGGTATTTCGAACTGTGCTGGCGCTTTCCCGAAGCGCAGGAAGCGCTCAACCTCGTGCGCACCGAGCTGGAACGCCGCTACGCCGAAGAATCGGAACACGACGCGAGCGAACACAGATATCTGCAATCCGAGCTGGCCCACCGCGAGATGATGCTAGCCCTGTTCTCGGACGACATGCTGACCACTCGAGTGAAGGCACGCGAATGGCTTGAAACGGACCAGACCAAGGAACCGTTCATGCGCGGTTCGACTGGTACCGCCATGTTGTTCGCCAATCGGGAGCAATACAAATGCGAGGGTACGGCGGCCGCGGCAAAGACGCTGTCGGATGTCTTCCGGGACAGCGGTGCGCTCTTCGGCATCACCTTTCACGAGTCGGTGGTCGGTAGCACATTCTTCTTGCGCGGCGATCTGGATGACGCCGCCGCGGCCTTCGCGAGCGGCCGGGACACAGCGCGAAAACTCCACGGTGAGGGCTCCCCCCTGTTCTCGATGCCGACCATGTTGCTCGCCGAGGTCAGGTACGAACAGAACCGATGCGATGAAGCCCGCCAACTGATCGAGGGCCAGGACATTGCCTCGGAACTGGGATTCATCGACAAGCTGGTGGCGGGCTTCGTCACCCGCTCCCGCCTCGCGGTGCTGGGTGGCGATTTTCACGATGCTGCGCGTTTACTTGAGGACGGGACCTACATTGCCGACAAGTACGGGTTCGATCGACTTCACGCCCATTTGCTCAACGAACGCATTCGGCAGTTGCTCACGCTGGGGCATATTCGCGAAGCCATCGACGTATCACGTGAGCCACGTTATCGGGCTTTGCTCGAAGAACGACTGACACCGGGTGATCGCACGACAACCAAGCACGAGTTGCTGGCCCTGGCGATGGCACGCCTGTATCTGGAGACGGGCCGTGAGACCGAAGCGGCCAATCTGCTCAAGCAATGGCACGCCTTCATCAGCTCGCGGCGATGCGGTCGGCCCCTCATTCGCGTATCGCTCCTGCTTGCAAAGGCACGGCTGGCGCTCAACGACAAACTGGCCGCACAGCGGCTGGCCGTCGACGCGCTGCAGGCGGGCGAGCGTGGCGGCTTTGTTCGCAGCTTCGTGGACGAAGGGCTGGCCATCATGGAACTGCTGCGCAGCATCGCGAGCATGGACCCTTCCGTGCAGCCCTTCTCCCAATCCTATCTTCAGCGCCTGATCGAAGCGGGTACCGGATCGAAGGCCCCGTCGGACATCCCGGTGACCCCCGAAACAACACTGGAACGGATCGACGTGGCCAATATCGGCAACCGGGAAATTCAGATTCTCAGTCTTGGTTCGCGTGGCATGGCGAACCGGGATATCGCTGAAACGCTGTTTCTGGCCGAAAGTACGGTCAAGTGGTACTGGCAACGGATCTTCGACCGATTCGAGGTTCGGCGCCGATCCGATGCCATCAAGCGGGCACGTGGTCTGGGATGGATTCAATAA